CACCGCGGCGGTGTGCTCGTGCTCGTCGAGCACCCAGTCGCCGTGGCCGGGCGCGTGCCGTCGGGTCAGCGCGGTCTGCACGGTGTCCACCATGGTGGACATCCCGACGTGCGGGCGGTTCCGCCAGAGCTGCTCACCGGCGGGGGTGACCCGGAACCAGCCGTCGGTCACGCTGACCAGGCCCGCCCCGGCCAGCCGGCGGACCGCCGTCTGCACCTCGTGCCGGTCCGGGATCGCCTGGTTGAGGTGGTCGGCGGTGGAGAGCACGTCGGTGAGGCGTACGCCCTCGGGCCGTCGGCTCGCCGGGGCCCGGCGGTGCCGTCCGGCCCCGCTGGCGATGACCAGTGACACGAAGATCCAGGCGTCCGTCCAGTGCCATCCCTCAGCCCCCATGGGGAAATGATGCCGGCTGTCGAGCCCGGAGTAAAACATCCGGTTTCCGACTCGGGAGGGGGCCGCAGCTCAGCCCGGTCGGCGGCGAGGTCGGCCGGCGTGGCGGACCGGTCGCTCCGGACCTCGGAGTGGACGCGTCCCGCGCCGGGCGACCGGTCGGACCCGGCGGCCGGCCCGGTGGCGGGCCCGCTGACCTCCCCCGGGGCGGAACCGACGCCCCACTGCCGGGCCGGTCACGCCCACGCCGTTTACTCGCCGCCCCTGGCCCCGGCCCCTGGCCCCTGGCCCCGGCCCCCGGCCTTGGCCTGACCGGCGCCGGTGCCCGGACCCGACCACCCCTGCGGTCGCCGCTATGCCGAGGGTGGCCCCCGGACGGGGCGGACGGGATGGGCGCTCGTCACGATCGGTAAGACCCGGGCCGGAAGCTGCTGTCACTTCTCGGCCCTTTGCTCTGCACCCACGACCGCGCCAGACACATCCCGTAGTGAACCGTTGGCGCTCTTATCTGCGGTGCCGTTGTCGACTGAGCTGCTCAGCCCACCTGATGCTGATACGGGTGCAGAGCAAAGGCTGGCGGGGGCTACAGGTTCCTTGCCCTGACCTCACGCTGAGTCACTCTGGGGCGCCAGGCCAGGGCGGTCACTTTCGGTGCAAGCCGGTGCTCCAGCGGCGGCAGCGGCAGCGGCGGCGGCGTCGCCTGCCGCGCCGCCGTCGCCTTTCGCGCCGGCCGTCGGAGGTGGCCAGCACACCGCCCGGACTTCCGCCACCCCGGGGGCGTGCCTGGTGAGGCCACCGAACCGGCGGTGGATTCCCGGTTGCCGCGACCGGTGCCACATGCCAATCTGAAGGCCAATCCGCAGGCGGGAGAGCCAATCGGGGGGAGTGGCGGTGACCGGTCAGGTCCGCGGGGGGCAACTGGCCCGCCTGCTCGGCCAGTGGCATGCGCTGCCCGGCCGTCGCCGGCACCCCGACTACGCCGCGCTGGCCGGTTCCGTCCGAGGGCTGCTCGCCGACGGCCGCCTGCCCCTGGGGGTGCGCCTGCCGGCCGAGCGGGAGCTCGCCGAGGCGCTGCGGATCAGCCGTACCACGGTCACCGCCGCCTACCGGGAGCTGCGGGAGAGCGGTCATCTGACCAGCCGGCGCGGCGCGGGGAGCTGGACCACCCTGCCCGGCGGGCACCGGGTGGCCAGCTCCGGCCTGTGGACCCCGCAGGACGACCTGGACATGATCGACCTGGGTATCGCGGCGCTGGCCGCCCCGCCGGAGCTGGTCCCGGCGACCCGGGCCGCCGCCGAGGACCTGCCCCGCTACCTGGGCAGCGCCGGCTACCACCCGACCGGCATCATCGAGCTGCGCGAGGCGGTCGCCCGGCACTACACCGGGCGGGGGCTGCCCACCAGCCCCGAGCAGATCATGGTCACCAACGGCACCCAGCACGCGCTGGACCTGGTGCTGCGGCTGGTGCTGCCGCCCGGCGGCGGCGTGCTCGTCGAGTCACCCACCTATCCCAACGCGTTGGCCGCCCTGTCCGCGCGGCGGGCCCGCGTCGCCACCCACGGTCTCGCCCTGGACGCCGGCTGGGACGCCGAGCTGCTGCTGGGCAGCATCCGCCAGTCCCGGCCACGACTGGTGTACGTGATCCCGGACTTCCAGAACCCGACCGGCCACCTCATGCCGGTCGAGCTGCGCGAGCGGGTCGTCGGCGCGGCCCACGCGGCGGGCGCCGACGTGGTGGTCGACGAGTCCTTCGTCGACCTGCCGCTGGACGACACCCCGCTGCCCCCGCCGACCGCCACCTTCGACAGGCACTCCCGCGTGGTCAGCATCGGCGGGATGAGCAAGCCGTACTGGGGTGGGCTGCGGATCGGCTGGGTGCGCGCGTCGGCCCCGCAGGTGCAGCGGCTCGCCGCCACCCGGATCGGGGTGGACATGGCCAGCCCGGTGCTGGAGCAGCTCGTCGCCGTCCACCTGCTCGCCGACGGGGAGCGCATCGTGGCCGCCCGGCGGGCGTTGCTGACCGCCCAGCGGAACGCGCTGCTCGCCGCGCTGGCCGACCGGCTGCCGCAGTGGCGGGTGGCCGTGCCGCCGGGCGGGGTGACGCTCTGGGCCGAGCTGGACGGGCCGGTCTCCAGCGCCCTGGCCCGCGCCGCCGAGGAGGTCGGCGTACGTCTCGCGCCCGGCCCCCGGTTCGGCCTGGACGGCACCCTGGAGCGGTTCCTGCGGCTCCCGTTCACCCTGCCCGCCGCCGACCTGGTCGAGGCGGTGCAGCGGATCGCCGCGGTCCGCTACGACCTGGACCGGGCCGGCCGGCAGCCGTGGCGGGAGCCGTCGGTCATCGCCTGAGCCGGCCGTGCCCGTGCGCCCCCGGGAGCGCGCCGGACGGCGGCGCCGGCGGCCGAACGGGTTGTCGGCCGGCCGCCGGTCGGGCGCCCGTCAGAGCTCGGCGAGCGCGCCGTCGTACATCCTGTCGATCTCGGCGGCGAAGTTGCTCTCGACCCCGCGCCGCTTGATCTTCAGGGACGGGGTGATCTCGCCGTCCTCGATGGTCAGGTCCCGCGGCAGGATGGTGACCTTCTTGATGGTCTCCCAGCGGTTGAGCCGGCCGTTGAGCTCCGCGACGTACCCCTCGACCATCTCCTGCGCCTGCGGCGAGGCGGCGATCGCGGGGTAGTCCCGCCCCTCCAGCGGGCCGCCGACGGCCCAGGTCCGGATGGCGTCCGGGTCCAGGGTGACCAGCATGGTGCAGTAGTTGCGGGCCTGACCGATCACCACCACCTGGGAGGTGTACGGGCAGATCGCCTTGAACAGGCCCTCGATGTGCGACGGCGCGATGTACTTGCCGCCGGAGGTCTTGACCAGGTCCTTCTTCCGGTCGGTGATGCGCAGGTAGCCGTCGGCGTCGAGGGAGCCGATGTCCCCGGTGCGGAAGAAGCCGTCCTCGGTGAACGCGGCGGCGGTCTCCTCGGGCAGGTTGTGGTAGCCGCGCATCACCGGCCGCCCGCGCAGCAGGATCTCCCCGTCGGTGTCGATCCGGCACTCCAGGTCGCCCATGGCCGGGCCGACCGTGCCGATCCGGAGCGCCCCCGGCCGGTTGACGAAGTTGC
The sequence above is a segment of the Micromonospora sp. WMMD882 genome. Coding sequences within it:
- a CDS encoding PLP-dependent aminotransferase family protein → MTGQVRGGQLARLLGQWHALPGRRRHPDYAALAGSVRGLLADGRLPLGVRLPAERELAEALRISRTTVTAAYRELRESGHLTSRRGAGSWTTLPGGHRVASSGLWTPQDDLDMIDLGIAALAAPPELVPATRAAAEDLPRYLGSAGYHPTGIIELREAVARHYTGRGLPTSPEQIMVTNGTQHALDLVLRLVLPPGGGVLVESPTYPNALAALSARRARVATHGLALDAGWDAELLLGSIRQSRPRLVYVIPDFQNPTGHLMPVELRERVVGAAHAAGADVVVDESFVDLPLDDTPLPPPTATFDRHSRVVSIGGMSKPYWGGLRIGWVRASAPQVQRLAATRIGVDMASPVLEQLVAVHLLADGERIVAARRALLTAQRNALLAALADRLPQWRVAVPPGGVTLWAELDGPVSSALARAAEEVGVRLAPGPRFGLDGTLERFLRLPFTLPAADLVEAVQRIAAVRYDLDRAGRQPWREPSVIA